Genomic DNA from Nonomuraea rubra:
ACGACGCGGTGGCCGTCATGGACGCGCTCGGCTGGGAGGGTGCCCACCTGTTCGGCGCGGCGGCGGGCGGCACGATCGCGCAGCTCGTCGCCCTGCGCCGGCCGCACCGGGTGCGCACGCTCGCCCTCGCCGCCTCGTACGCCGGGTGGCGGCTCGGCCGGATGCGTCCCGGCGCGATCCTGCGCATGCTCGCCAAGGGGCTGCGGCGGCCGGCGCCGGGGCGGGAGGGCTACGCGCGGGGGTTCGTGGAGGCGGTCCGGCCGCTCACCTCCGCCGATCATCCGCTGGACGAGGAGCTGTGGCGGGAGATCGCGCTGACGATGTTCGACCGGTGCCCGGAGCCCGGCCCCGGCTCGATGCGGCAGGCCGCCGCGCTCCAGGCGGCCGGTGACCTGCTGCCGCGGCTGGGTGGCGTCACCGCGCCCACGCTGGTCATCCACGGCGAGGCCGATCCCATGGTGCGCCTCCGGGCGGCCAGGGAGATCGCCGGCGCCGTCCCCGGCGCGCGCCTGGTCCTGTACCCGGGCATGGGCCACGACCTCCCGCGCGGCCTCTGGCCGTCGATCGCGGACGAACTGCGAGCCCTGGCCACGGGTTCAGCGCCCTCGTCGCGAGGCTCGGCCGCGTGACGGCGGTTGCGGTGACGCTCGCGTACCCCTGAACGGCGCGCCGCGATGACGCCCGGCGATCACCGGGCGCACGGCGCGGTGACGGCCCGCGCTGTCAGGCGACGGTGGCGCAGTGCCGCCCCCGCGCGGCACTGGGCCGCGGTGCGGTGACGCTCGCCGCCGTCGTGTGACGGCGGTGCGGTTGCGCTCGCGCCTTCACGTGGCGAGAGGGCAGGCGGTGCCGCCGAGGATGCTCTCCACCTCGTCGCGCGCCGCCGCCACGATCGAGCCGGCCGCCCGTGCCGCGTCCTCGCCGCGGCCCTCGGCGACGGCGGCGGCCACGTCGAGGTGGCGCCGGACGGCGGGGTTGTCGAGCCGCTCCGGCAGGAGCAGCAGGTCGCGCCGGGCCACGAGCAGCTCCTCCGTCACCT
This window encodes:
- a CDS encoding alpha/beta fold hydrolase, with translation MPIEFARNGEVKLAYERMGAQDGEPLLLIAGTALQMVAWADGLCAELGARGFAVVRYDNRDSGLSSQVRGGSRRRPAYTLDDMADDAVAVMDALGWEGAHLFGAAAGGTIAQLVALRRPHRVRTLALAASYAGWRLGRMRPGAILRMLAKGLRRPAPGREGYARGFVEAVRPLTSADHPLDEELWREIALTMFDRCPEPGPGSMRQAAALQAAGDLLPRLGGVTAPTLVIHGEADPMVRLRAAREIAGAVPGARLVLYPGMGHDLPRGLWPSIADELRALATGSAPSSRGSAA